From Hermetia illucens chromosome 6, iHerIll2.2.curated.20191125, whole genome shotgun sequence, one genomic window encodes:
- the LOC119658909 gene encoding probable ascorbate-specific transmembrane electron transporter 2 isoform X3 — translation MTRGSTPTRYEEETENTWNCGSWFEYLLIVILSTILLIGVLVLTLFWVIYYRGGFAWTENPTLQFNLHPVLMIAGFITFSGFSILLYRLCRCLKHIYVKLAHMFFHACAIPCIVVGFLAVFDSHNLQEPPLPNFYSLHSWLGFVTMGLFALQFIVGFFSFLVLLCCENATYGCRAAMVPIHASFGLVNFMLAIATCVTGLTEKVISAQFPEAEKIVMNSLGMVLVAIGIVVSVAVRRSNAPATAKVYVTERL, via the exons GAGATACGAAGAAGAAACTGAAAATACATGGAACTGCGGATCATGGTTCGAATATCTGTTGATAGTTATCCTGTCCACGATTCTGCTAATTGGCGTCCTGGTCCTCACACTTTTTTGGGTTATATACTACCGGGGAGGTTTCGCGTGGACGGAAAATCCGACGTTGCAGTTTAATCTTCATCCCGTTCTTATGATTGCTGGTTTTATTACCTTTTCAGGCTTCT CAATTTTACTGTATAGATTATGCAGATGTCTAAAACATATCTACGTGAAGCTGGCTCACATGTTTTTCCATGCTTGCGCCATTCCTTGCATAGTTGTTGGATTCCTGGCTGTTTTCGATTCGCACAATTTGCAGGAGCCGCCACTGCCCAACTTTTATTCGCTCCACTCGTGGCTCGGTTTCGTCACAATGGGCTTATTCGCTTTACAATTTATTGTTGGATTCTTCAG TTTCCTCGTGCTCCTGTGTTGTGAAAACGCCACCTACGGATGCCGGGCTGCAATGGTTCCGATTCATGCCAGCTTCGGACTCGTCAACTTCATGCTTGCGATAGCAACTTGTGTGACTGGACTTACTGAGAAAGTAATAAG cGCACAATTCCCCGAGGCCGAGAAGATTGTGATGAATTCATTGGGCATGGTTCTAGTGGCAATCGGTATCGTTGTATCTGTCGCCGTACGAAGATCTAACGCCCCAGCTACCGCCAAAGTTTATGTGACTGAACGTCTATAA
- the LOC119659732 gene encoding cytochrome b reductase 1-like, whose amino-acid sequence MISTNRQNLEPSNHDVYHNARMRQLVNPGSGDNARVGSESVDREVYLAMRRSNKVPNLPLSKGYRKCNICSSTYKVRSNRRKWWKIKGTSSTIDHHFIRYDDEVEFSYKCGSKVESIVSFFLMLFLLVVLFLTVFWILHYREGLQYQHSINRLFNWHPILMVSGFVTISGFSILLNKLRICMKPNYVNLLHALLTLSVIPLAVLGLICVMDSHNISLPPIANFNSLHSWIGLATMVLYGFQIVFAFFSYFAHNTAEGSCCNAPTSVVRLHKLMEVFIFTLATITCITGLSERILRDDGSVDWSCEKIYKNCLGIVILVTALVLILFITFSKS is encoded by the exons ATGATTTCGACGAATCGACAAAATTTGGAACCATCAAACCACGACGTGTATCATAACGCAAGGATGAGGCAGTTAGTCAACCCAGGGTCTGGAGATAATGCAAGAGTTGGTTCAGAATCAGTTGATCGGGAAGTGTATCTAGCTATGCGTAGAAGCAACAAAGTTCCCAACTTACCACTTTCCAAGGGGTACAGAAAGTGCAACATCTGCTCGTCTACTTACAAAGTGAGGTCGAACCGGCGCAAATGGTGGAAAATAAAAGGAACTTCTTCAACTATAGATCATCACTTCATAAG GTATGATGATGAGGTCGAATTCAGTTATAAGTGTGGGTCAAAAGTGGAGTCGATTGTGTCCTTCTTCCTTATGTTATTCCTGCTTGTTGTACTGTTTCTAACCGTATTTTGGATTCTACATTATCGCGAGGGCCTCCAATATCAACACTCCATAAATAGACTATTTAATTGGCATCCTATTCTTATGGTATCCGGATTCGTTACGATTTCTGGTTTCT CCATATTACTCAATAAACTACGCATCTGTATGAAACCGAATTACGTGAATCTGCTACATGCACTACTCACTCTGAGCGTCATACCCTTGGCAGTGCTAGGATTGATTTGCGTTATGGATTCTCATAATATCTCACTCCCTCCTATAGCGAACTTCAATTCACTGCATTCGTGGATTGGCCTGGCAACAATGGTCTTGTATGGATTCCAAATAGTTTTTGCATTCTTTAG ttatttcGCACACAACACTGCTGAGGGGAGCTGCTGCAATGCACCAACTTCTGTTGTTAGATTGCACAAACTGATGGAAGTCTTTATTTTCACCTTGGCCACCATTACTTGTATTACAGGATTAAGTGAAAGAATTTTACG AGATGATGGCAGTGTCGACTGGTCCTGTGAAAAGATCTATAAAAATTGTTTGGGCATCGTCATCCTGGTAACTGCATTAGTACTGATCCTCTTtataacattttcaaaaagttaa